In Sceloporus undulatus isolate JIND9_A2432 ecotype Alabama chromosome 7, SceUnd_v1.1, whole genome shotgun sequence, one DNA window encodes the following:
- the KIAA2013 gene encoding uncharacterized protein KIAA2013 homolog, with amino-acid sequence MWLQQRLKGLPGLLSSSWARRLVALLGFLLLAYWYLGGGPWPRLLAWRPGQPSGAMASVCLQAETHSWKALADQGEARFLQDGRMAATTDHSPPALVGNGYLVLDVASNRLWVATGGGHPPVTPAHATEYLVLAQLRPPANTIAEAAASSVMLKDGAIRSVRCFQTGSSDNGCVTVREEVLAHRGRPHLYLQRVAVVNPTDRLVAFEVSGPASGGKFVTSVEKAGERQFFLSSGRVLQPDGDKVVLVVVAAAKKLVNRVQVAPKSQFEETLLSVVHTSEPIEISRLEETFGKLREAAKKEMLEVMRMRTEDLVQEHRQAWADLFISGVEMRKITDAHTPSSDTVNMTLYYVLSTTPSPLLDPLIATEERERMEATLNYADHCFSGHATMHAENLWPGQLSTVPQILQLSNLWKLTLQKRGCKGLMATGAHGVMQGMVLSFGGLQFTENHLQFQSDPNVLHNSYALRGIHYNKDLINLAVLLDAEGKPFLHVSVKFQEKPVKLYACEGGCANDPVELTSELHGHTFPVMVTQPITPLLYISTDLVHLQDLRHTLHLKAILAHEEHMAKQYPGLPFLFWFSVASLITLFHLFLFKLIYNEYCGPGAKPLFRSKV; translated from the exons ATGTGGCTCCAGCAGCGTCTGAAGGGGCTCCCGGGCCTTTTGTCCAGCAGTTGGGCCCGTCGCCTGGTGGCCCTCCTGGGCTTCCTCCTCTTGGCCTATTGGTACCTTGGAGGGGGCCCTTGGCCAAGGCTATTGGCATGGAGGCCTGGGCAGCCCTCAGGGGCCATGGCCAGTGTGTGCCTACAGGCCGAAACCCACTCCTGGAAGGCCTTGGCGGACCAAGGAGAAGCCAGGTTCTTGCAAGATGGACGCATGGCGGCCACCACTGACCACTCGCCTCCGGCCTTGGTGGGCAACGGCTACTTGGTCCTGGATGTGGCCTCCAACCGGCTTTGGGTGGCCACTGGCGGTGGGCACCCACCGGTCACTCCGGCTCATGCCACTGAATACTTGGTGTTGGCGCAACTCCGGCCTCCGGCCAACACCATCGCAGAGGCGGCCGCCTCGTCTGTGATGCTGAAGGACGGGGCTATTCGGTCAGTCCGGTGCTTCCAAACGGGGTCATCGGACAACGGGTGCGTCACCGTCCGGGAAGAAGTCTTGGCACACCGCGGCCGGCCACACCTCTACCTGCAGCGTGTGGCGGTGGTCAACCCCACTGACCGCTTGGTGGCCTTTGAGGTCTCCGGCCCAGCGTCCGGAGGCAAGTTTGTCACCAGCGTGGAAAAAGCGGGCGAGCGGCAGTTCTTCCTCTCCTCTGGCCGGGTGCTCCAGCCGGACGGCGACAAGGTGGTCTTGGTGGTGGTGGCCGCCGCCAAGAAGCTGGTCAACCGGGTCCAAGTGGCACCCAAGTCGCAGTTCGAGGAGACGCTGCTGTCGGTGGTCCACACCTCGGAGCCCATCGAAATCTCGCGCCTGGAGGAGACCTTTGGGAAGCTCCGGGAAGCAGCCAAGAAGGAGATGCTGGAGGTCATGAGGATGCGGACGGAGGATTTGGTCCAGGAGCACCGCCAAGCCTGGGCCGACCTGTTTATTTCGG GAGTCGAGATGCGGAAGATCACCGACGCTCACACCCCTTCCAGCGATACTGTCAACATGACCCTGTATTACGTCCTGTCCACCACTCCGTCGCCTCTTCTCGACCCCCTCATTGCCACCGAGGAGCGGGAAAGGATGGAAGCCACCTTGAACTACGCTGACCACTGCTTCAGCGGCCATGCCACCATGCACGCTGAGAACCTGTGGCCCGGCCAGCTCTCGACGGTGCCTCAGATCCTCCAGCTCTCGAACCTGTGGAAGCTGACCCTCCAGAAGCGGGGCTGCAAGGGGCTGATGGCCACCGGGGCCCACGGCGTCATGCAGGGGATGGTGTTGAGCTTCGGCGGGCTGCAGTTCACGGAGAACCACCTCCAGTTCCAGTCAGACCCCAACGTGCTCCACAACAGCTATGCCCTGCGGGGCATCCATTACAACAAGGACTTGATCAATTTGGCCGTCCTGCTGGACGCAGAGGGCAAGCCCTTCCTCCACGTCTCGGTCAAGTTCCAGGAGAAGCCGGTCAAGCTCTACGCCTGCGAGGGCGGCTGCGCCAACGACCCCGTGGAGCTCACATCGGAACTTCACGGACACACATTCCCCGTCATGGTGACCCAGCCCATTACGCCTCTGCTGTACATCTCCACTGACTTGGTCCACCTCCAGGACTTGAGGCACACGCTGCATCTCAAGGCCATTCTGGCTCACGAGGAGCACATGGCCAAGCAGTACCCAGGCCTGCCCTTCCTCTTCTGGTTCAGCGTTGCCTCCCTCATCACCCTTTTCCACTTGTTCCTCTTCAAACTCATTTACAATGAGTACTGCGGGCCAGGAGCAAAGCCACTCTTCCGGAGTAAGGTGTAG